A genome region from Triticum aestivum cultivar Chinese Spring chromosome 2B, IWGSC CS RefSeq v2.1, whole genome shotgun sequence includes the following:
- the LOC123042878 gene encoding cysteine proteinase inhibitor 8-like, protein MRTSSFLLIIIVAFLYAIGSPAIGCGERMGNQLWNTAIENGWEPIGNINDQHIQELGRWAVLEFGKHVNCVLKFNKVVSGRQQLVSGMNYELIIEASDIGGKEDKYKAEVYEQTWTHKRQLLSFAKVN, encoded by the coding sequence ATGAGGACATCTagcttcctcctcatcatcattgtTGCGTTCCTCTATGCTATCGGCTCACCTGCCATAGGCTGTGGGGAACGGATGGGCAACCAATTGTGGAACACAGCAATAGAGAATGGATGGGAACCAATCGGAAACATCAACGACCAACACATCCAGGAGCTCGGCCGTTGGGCGGTGTTGGAGTTCGGCAAGCACGTGAACTGCGTGCTCAAGTTCAACAAGGTGGTAAGTGGCAGGCAGCAACTTGTTTCTGGAATGAACTACGAACTCATCATCGAGGCATCAGACATTGGCGGGAAAGAAGACAAGTACAAGGCAGAGGTGTACGAGCAGACGTGGACTCACAAACGCCAGCTCCTCTCATTCGCCAAGGTGAACTAG